From Columba livia isolate bColLiv1 breed racing homer chromosome 5, bColLiv1.pat.W.v2, whole genome shotgun sequence, one genomic window encodes:
- the PIDD1 gene encoding p53-induced death domain-containing protein 1 isoform X3: MQKMAELLGLGDECREGTPEAPATAGSCLADNRLNLDVYPDGCRWFLQLFERRRGEVVQVEFLRLSSNDHLLGTTLGILPHLKHLKSLVLKGGHARDEFGSCQLGSLTSLPPDIGNLRCLTHLDLSFNSLSTLPSCILHLPSLCVLLVSHNSLVALPKNFGSLSKLTFFSAMKNQLKDLPQSIGELAVLQNLDLSENALEFLPEEVGNLHNCTELDLSGNRLSSIPDSLDESSAGELRRLFLPSGEDSFTVTSEGCKVVLACGIRFYFPPGAASDPLQIYFRTLAPDPQCVKLRHHDVLLSRVLELQPHGVKFQQKVQIWMPYASPQTLHQREVVVRTFSGQNWSDLSTRVKQKRKSKKHMAHCSVLHFSWFLVVSRLVQNECKVPTEGTLLFSSVDPNIKVTFPPGVTEETRNVKLQVLPISAEEIEEITADAGCRASPLLCLSQDSLVDFLRPVRIQLPLPPGVTGLNLDQSRLHLLHGDLEGKTWDDITSQVVLEFTHIYAVFEVTHFSWYWLWYTTKTYVGGIAKKVYERLRMYQVNFIALQRKRDPEQVLLQCVPKHKVDPVLKKLQDRYQGPEPSDMVEMFEGEQFFAAFERGISIDMDRPDCVDGRLSFIFYSHLKNMKEIYVTSPVDRKGQAVKGQVSFYRAAVPDSIPEDASRRRKGPDSLWLATLPIKLPRLKPRWGENRGPPNGFSFPPLNLGNAETGYLTQTNLLSIARRVGADWQTIGLNLGLTYQQIERIGYNNREDLDKQILDMLFSWAQQNSEDPDCVSKLITAMKESGRQDIADEVETIIELGQQKYRESIRRVGLEQESSTEDSATAMM; the protein is encoded by the exons ATGCAGAagatggcagagctgctggggctcgGGGACGAGTGCAGGGAGGGGACTCCAGAGGCTCCTGCTACTGCTGGCTCCTGCCTTGCAGACAACAGACTGAACCTGGATGTTTATCCTGACGGCTGCCGCTGGTTCCTCCAGCTGTTCGAGAGGCGACGGGGAGAGGTGGTCCAGGTGGAGTTCCTCCGTCTCAGCAGCAACGATCACCTCCTTGGCACTACCCTGGGCATCCTTCCTCATCTGAAGCACCTGAAATCCCTGGTGCTCAAAG GTGGCCATGCCAGGGATGAATTTGGTTCATGTCAGCTTGGCTCCCTGACAAGCTTGCCACCAGACATTGGGAACCTGAGGTGTCTCACCCACCTGGATCTCAGCTTCAATAGTCTCTCCACCTTGCCCAGCTGCATCCTCCACCTCCCTAGCCTCTGTGTGCTCCTGGTGAGCCACAACAGCCTGGTGGCACTCCCCAAGAACTTTGGCTCTCTGAGCAAGCTGACTTTCTTCTCTGCTATGAAAAATCAGCTGAAGGACTTACCTCAGAGCATTGGGGAGCTGGCAGTGCTGCAGAACCTGGATCTCTCAGAAAATGCTTTGGAATTCCTTCCTGAAGAAGTTGGAAATCTGCACAACTGCACAGAGCTGGATCTCTCTGGGAATCGCTTGTCAAGCATCCCAGATTCCTTAG ATGAATCCAGTGCCGGAGAGCTACGAAGACTTTTCCTTCCATCAGGAGAGGACAG CTTTACTGTCACCTCTGAAGGCTGCAAAGTGGTCCTGGCCTGTGGCATTCGTTTCTACTTTCCACCGGGGGCTGCCTCTGACCCTCTACAGATCTACTTCCGAACCCTGGCACCAGACCCTCAATGCGTAAAGCTGAGACACCATGATGTCCTGCTAAGTAGagtcctggagctgcagcctcaTGGGGTCAAATTCCAGCAG AAGGTGCAGATCTGGATGCCATATGCCTCCcctcaaacccttcaccagcgTGAGGTGGTAGTTCGGACATTCAGTGGGCAGAACTGGAGTGATCTGAGCACAAGagtgaagcagaagagaaaatcaAAG AAGCACATGGCTCACTGTAGCGTCCTTCACTTCTCTTGGTTCCTCGTTGTGTCTCGACTTGTGCAAAATGAATGCAAAGTGCCAACAGAGGGGACATTGCTCTTTTCCAGTGTGGATCCAAACATCAAAGTGACCTTTCCCCCTGGAGTCACTGAAGAGACTCGCAATGTCAAGCTGCAG GTGCTGCCAATCTCTGCAGAAGAGATAGAGGAAATCACAGCCGATGCAGGATGCAGAGCCAGTCCCTTGCTCTGCCTCTCCCAGGACTCCCTGGTGGATTTTCTCAGGCCAGTGAGAATTCAGCTGCCCCTCCCACCTGGGGTCACAG gGCTAAATTTGGATCAGTCAAGACTGCATCTTCTCCATGGCGACCTGGAGGGCAAAACCTGGGATGACATTACCAGTCAGGTGGTGCTGGAATTCACCCATATTTATGCAGTGTTTGAAGTCACTCACTTCTCATG GTACTGGCTGTGGTACACCACCAAGACCTACGTTGGAGGCATTGCCAAGAAAGTCTATGAACGGCTGCGTATGTACCAGGTGAACTTCAttgctctgcagaggaagagggacCCCGAGCAAGTCCTACTACAGTGTGTCCCCAAGCACAAG GTTGATCCAGTGCTGAAGAAGCTTCAGGATCGCTATCAAGGACCTGAGCCATCCGACATGGTGGAGATGTTTGAAGGAGAGCAATTTTTTGCAGCTTTTGAGCGAGGCATCAGCATTGATATGG ATCGCCCTGATTGTGTGGATGGACgtctctcatttattttttactccCACTTGAAGAACATGAAGGAAATCTATGTGACCTCCCCTGTAGACAGGAAAGGCCAAGCTGTCAAAGGCCAG GTCTCTTTCTACCGAGCGGCAGTACCTGACAGCATCCCTGAAGATgccagcaggaggaggaaaggaccAGACTCCCTCTGGCTCGCTACCTTGCCCATCAAACTACCT CGATTGAAACCCCGCTGGGGTGAGAACCGAGGTCCCCCAAAtggcttctccttccctcccttgaACCTGGGCAATGCTGAGACTGGCTACCTGACACAGACAAACCTGCTGAGCATTGCCAGGCGTGTAGGAGCTGACTGGCAGACCATCGGCCTGAACCTTGGCTTGACATACCAGCAGATTGAGCGCATAGGATACAATAACAG AGAGGACCTTGATAAGCAGATCCTGGACATGCTTTTCTCATGGGCTCAGCAAAACTCAGAGGATCCTGACTGTGTGAGCAAGTTGATTACAGCCATGAAAGAGAGTGGCCGCCAGGACATCGCTGATGAGGTTGAAACCATCATtgagctgggacagcagaaaTACAGGGAGTCCATCCGCCGTGTGGGCTtggagcaggagagcagcactGAGGACTCTGCAACAGCCATGATGTAG
- the PIDD1 gene encoding p53-induced death domain-containing protein 1 isoform X2: MQKMAELLGLGDECREGTPEAPATAGSCLADNRLNLDVYPDGCRWFLQLFERRRGEVVQVEFLRLSSNDHLLGTTLGILPHLKHLKSLVLKGGHARDEFGSCQLGSLTSLPPDIGNLRCLTHLDLSFNSLSTLPSCILHLPSLCVLLVSHNSLVALPKNFGSLSKLTFFSAMKNQLKDLPQSIGELAVLQNLDLSENALEFLPEEVGNLHNCTELDLSGNRLSSIPDSLANLKSLRRLHLHSNLLVTVPASLASLPNLSRLDLQNNCLRAVPPEIQTSPFVHLRGNPLGETEPSPQADESSAGELRRLFLPSGEDSFTVTSEGCKVVLACGIRFYFPPGAASDPLQIYFRTLAPDPQCVKLRHHDVLLSRVLELQPHGVKFQQVQIWMPYASPQTLHQREVVVRTFSGQNWSDLSTRVKQKRKSKKHMAHCSVLHFSWFLVVSRLVQNECKVPTEGTLLFSSVDPNIKVTFPPGVTEETRNVKLQVLPISAEEIEEITADAGCRASPLLCLSQDSLVDFLRPVRIQLPLPPGVTGLNLDQSRLHLLHGDLEGKTWDDITSQVVLEFTHIYAVFEVTHFSWYWLWYTTKTYVGGIAKKVYERLRMYQVNFIALQRKRDPEQVLLQCVPKHKVDPVLKKLQDRYQGPEPSDMVEMFEGEQFFAAFERGISIDMDRPDCVDGRLSFIFYSHLKNMKEIYVTSPVDRKGQAVKGQVSFYRAAVPDSIPEDASRRRKGPDSLWLATLPIKLPRLKPRWGENRGPPNGFSFPPLNLGNAETGYLTQTNLLSIARRVGADWQTIGLNLGLTYQQIERIGYNNREDLDKQILDMLFSWAQQNSEDPDCVSKLITAMKESGRQDIADEVETIIELGQQKYRESIRRVGLEQESSTEDSATAMM; this comes from the exons ATGCAGAagatggcagagctgctggggctcgGGGACGAGTGCAGGGAGGGGACTCCAGAGGCTCCTGCTACTGCTGGCTCCTGCCTTGCAGACAACAGACTGAACCTGGATGTTTATCCTGACGGCTGCCGCTGGTTCCTCCAGCTGTTCGAGAGGCGACGGGGAGAGGTGGTCCAGGTGGAGTTCCTCCGTCTCAGCAGCAACGATCACCTCCTTGGCACTACCCTGGGCATCCTTCCTCATCTGAAGCACCTGAAATCCCTGGTGCTCAAAG GTGGCCATGCCAGGGATGAATTTGGTTCATGTCAGCTTGGCTCCCTGACAAGCTTGCCACCAGACATTGGGAACCTGAGGTGTCTCACCCACCTGGATCTCAGCTTCAATAGTCTCTCCACCTTGCCCAGCTGCATCCTCCACCTCCCTAGCCTCTGTGTGCTCCTGGTGAGCCACAACAGCCTGGTGGCACTCCCCAAGAACTTTGGCTCTCTGAGCAAGCTGACTTTCTTCTCTGCTATGAAAAATCAGCTGAAGGACTTACCTCAGAGCATTGGGGAGCTGGCAGTGCTGCAGAACCTGGATCTCTCAGAAAATGCTTTGGAATTCCTTCCTGAAGAAGTTGGAAATCTGCACAACTGCACAGAGCTGGATCTCTCTGGGAATCGCTTGTCAAGCATCCCAGATTCCTTAG CCAATTTGAAGTCTCTGCGGCGGCTGCATCTCCACAGCAATCTTCTGGTGACAGTCCCTGCCTCGCTTGCCAGCCTGCCCAACTTGTCTAGACTTGATCTGCAGAACAATTGCCTCCGTGCTGTCCCCCCTGAGATCCAGACCTCACCATTCGTGCACCTCCGAGGCAATCCCTTAGGAGAAACTGAGCCATCCCCACAGGCTG ATGAATCCAGTGCCGGAGAGCTACGAAGACTTTTCCTTCCATCAGGAGAGGACAG CTTTACTGTCACCTCTGAAGGCTGCAAAGTGGTCCTGGCCTGTGGCATTCGTTTCTACTTTCCACCGGGGGCTGCCTCTGACCCTCTACAGATCTACTTCCGAACCCTGGCACCAGACCCTCAATGCGTAAAGCTGAGACACCATGATGTCCTGCTAAGTAGagtcctggagctgcagcctcaTGGGGTCAAATTCCAGCAG GTGCAGATCTGGATGCCATATGCCTCCcctcaaacccttcaccagcgTGAGGTGGTAGTTCGGACATTCAGTGGGCAGAACTGGAGTGATCTGAGCACAAGagtgaagcagaagagaaaatcaAAG AAGCACATGGCTCACTGTAGCGTCCTTCACTTCTCTTGGTTCCTCGTTGTGTCTCGACTTGTGCAAAATGAATGCAAAGTGCCAACAGAGGGGACATTGCTCTTTTCCAGTGTGGATCCAAACATCAAAGTGACCTTTCCCCCTGGAGTCACTGAAGAGACTCGCAATGTCAAGCTGCAG GTGCTGCCAATCTCTGCAGAAGAGATAGAGGAAATCACAGCCGATGCAGGATGCAGAGCCAGTCCCTTGCTCTGCCTCTCCCAGGACTCCCTGGTGGATTTTCTCAGGCCAGTGAGAATTCAGCTGCCCCTCCCACCTGGGGTCACAG gGCTAAATTTGGATCAGTCAAGACTGCATCTTCTCCATGGCGACCTGGAGGGCAAAACCTGGGATGACATTACCAGTCAGGTGGTGCTGGAATTCACCCATATTTATGCAGTGTTTGAAGTCACTCACTTCTCATG GTACTGGCTGTGGTACACCACCAAGACCTACGTTGGAGGCATTGCCAAGAAAGTCTATGAACGGCTGCGTATGTACCAGGTGAACTTCAttgctctgcagaggaagagggacCCCGAGCAAGTCCTACTACAGTGTGTCCCCAAGCACAAG GTTGATCCAGTGCTGAAGAAGCTTCAGGATCGCTATCAAGGACCTGAGCCATCCGACATGGTGGAGATGTTTGAAGGAGAGCAATTTTTTGCAGCTTTTGAGCGAGGCATCAGCATTGATATGG ATCGCCCTGATTGTGTGGATGGACgtctctcatttattttttactccCACTTGAAGAACATGAAGGAAATCTATGTGACCTCCCCTGTAGACAGGAAAGGCCAAGCTGTCAAAGGCCAG GTCTCTTTCTACCGAGCGGCAGTACCTGACAGCATCCCTGAAGATgccagcaggaggaggaaaggaccAGACTCCCTCTGGCTCGCTACCTTGCCCATCAAACTACCT CGATTGAAACCCCGCTGGGGTGAGAACCGAGGTCCCCCAAAtggcttctccttccctcccttgaACCTGGGCAATGCTGAGACTGGCTACCTGACACAGACAAACCTGCTGAGCATTGCCAGGCGTGTAGGAGCTGACTGGCAGACCATCGGCCTGAACCTTGGCTTGACATACCAGCAGATTGAGCGCATAGGATACAATAACAG AGAGGACCTTGATAAGCAGATCCTGGACATGCTTTTCTCATGGGCTCAGCAAAACTCAGAGGATCCTGACTGTGTGAGCAAGTTGATTACAGCCATGAAAGAGAGTGGCCGCCAGGACATCGCTGATGAGGTTGAAACCATCATtgagctgggacagcagaaaTACAGGGAGTCCATCCGCCGTGTGGGCTtggagcaggagagcagcactGAGGACTCTGCAACAGCCATGATGTAG
- the PIDD1 gene encoding p53-induced death domain-containing protein 1 isoform X4, whose product MQKMAELLGLGDECREGTPEAPATAGSCLADNRLNLDVYPDGCRWFLQLFERRRGEVVQVEFLRLSSNDHLLGTTLGILPHLKHLKSLVLKGGHARDEFGSCQLGSLTSLPPDIGNLRCLTHLDLSFNSLSTLPSCILHLPSLCVLLVSHNSLVALPKNFGSLSKLTFFSAMKNQLKDLPQSIGELAVLQNLDLSENALEFLPEEVGNLHNCTELDLSGNRLSSIPDSLDESSAGELRRLFLPSGEDSFTVTSEGCKVVLACGIRFYFPPGAASDPLQIYFRTLAPDPQCVKLRHHDVLLSRVLELQPHGVKFQQVQIWMPYASPQTLHQREVVVRTFSGQNWSDLSTRVKQKRKSKKHMAHCSVLHFSWFLVVSRLVQNECKVPTEGTLLFSSVDPNIKVTFPPGVTEETRNVKLQVLPISAEEIEEITADAGCRASPLLCLSQDSLVDFLRPVRIQLPLPPGVTGLNLDQSRLHLLHGDLEGKTWDDITSQVVLEFTHIYAVFEVTHFSWYWLWYTTKTYVGGIAKKVYERLRMYQVNFIALQRKRDPEQVLLQCVPKHKVDPVLKKLQDRYQGPEPSDMVEMFEGEQFFAAFERGISIDMDRPDCVDGRLSFIFYSHLKNMKEIYVTSPVDRKGQAVKGQVSFYRAAVPDSIPEDASRRRKGPDSLWLATLPIKLPRLKPRWGENRGPPNGFSFPPLNLGNAETGYLTQTNLLSIARRVGADWQTIGLNLGLTYQQIERIGYNNREDLDKQILDMLFSWAQQNSEDPDCVSKLITAMKESGRQDIADEVETIIELGQQKYRESIRRVGLEQESSTEDSATAMM is encoded by the exons ATGCAGAagatggcagagctgctggggctcgGGGACGAGTGCAGGGAGGGGACTCCAGAGGCTCCTGCTACTGCTGGCTCCTGCCTTGCAGACAACAGACTGAACCTGGATGTTTATCCTGACGGCTGCCGCTGGTTCCTCCAGCTGTTCGAGAGGCGACGGGGAGAGGTGGTCCAGGTGGAGTTCCTCCGTCTCAGCAGCAACGATCACCTCCTTGGCACTACCCTGGGCATCCTTCCTCATCTGAAGCACCTGAAATCCCTGGTGCTCAAAG GTGGCCATGCCAGGGATGAATTTGGTTCATGTCAGCTTGGCTCCCTGACAAGCTTGCCACCAGACATTGGGAACCTGAGGTGTCTCACCCACCTGGATCTCAGCTTCAATAGTCTCTCCACCTTGCCCAGCTGCATCCTCCACCTCCCTAGCCTCTGTGTGCTCCTGGTGAGCCACAACAGCCTGGTGGCACTCCCCAAGAACTTTGGCTCTCTGAGCAAGCTGACTTTCTTCTCTGCTATGAAAAATCAGCTGAAGGACTTACCTCAGAGCATTGGGGAGCTGGCAGTGCTGCAGAACCTGGATCTCTCAGAAAATGCTTTGGAATTCCTTCCTGAAGAAGTTGGAAATCTGCACAACTGCACAGAGCTGGATCTCTCTGGGAATCGCTTGTCAAGCATCCCAGATTCCTTAG ATGAATCCAGTGCCGGAGAGCTACGAAGACTTTTCCTTCCATCAGGAGAGGACAG CTTTACTGTCACCTCTGAAGGCTGCAAAGTGGTCCTGGCCTGTGGCATTCGTTTCTACTTTCCACCGGGGGCTGCCTCTGACCCTCTACAGATCTACTTCCGAACCCTGGCACCAGACCCTCAATGCGTAAAGCTGAGACACCATGATGTCCTGCTAAGTAGagtcctggagctgcagcctcaTGGGGTCAAATTCCAGCAG GTGCAGATCTGGATGCCATATGCCTCCcctcaaacccttcaccagcgTGAGGTGGTAGTTCGGACATTCAGTGGGCAGAACTGGAGTGATCTGAGCACAAGagtgaagcagaagagaaaatcaAAG AAGCACATGGCTCACTGTAGCGTCCTTCACTTCTCTTGGTTCCTCGTTGTGTCTCGACTTGTGCAAAATGAATGCAAAGTGCCAACAGAGGGGACATTGCTCTTTTCCAGTGTGGATCCAAACATCAAAGTGACCTTTCCCCCTGGAGTCACTGAAGAGACTCGCAATGTCAAGCTGCAG GTGCTGCCAATCTCTGCAGAAGAGATAGAGGAAATCACAGCCGATGCAGGATGCAGAGCCAGTCCCTTGCTCTGCCTCTCCCAGGACTCCCTGGTGGATTTTCTCAGGCCAGTGAGAATTCAGCTGCCCCTCCCACCTGGGGTCACAG gGCTAAATTTGGATCAGTCAAGACTGCATCTTCTCCATGGCGACCTGGAGGGCAAAACCTGGGATGACATTACCAGTCAGGTGGTGCTGGAATTCACCCATATTTATGCAGTGTTTGAAGTCACTCACTTCTCATG GTACTGGCTGTGGTACACCACCAAGACCTACGTTGGAGGCATTGCCAAGAAAGTCTATGAACGGCTGCGTATGTACCAGGTGAACTTCAttgctctgcagaggaagagggacCCCGAGCAAGTCCTACTACAGTGTGTCCCCAAGCACAAG GTTGATCCAGTGCTGAAGAAGCTTCAGGATCGCTATCAAGGACCTGAGCCATCCGACATGGTGGAGATGTTTGAAGGAGAGCAATTTTTTGCAGCTTTTGAGCGAGGCATCAGCATTGATATGG ATCGCCCTGATTGTGTGGATGGACgtctctcatttattttttactccCACTTGAAGAACATGAAGGAAATCTATGTGACCTCCCCTGTAGACAGGAAAGGCCAAGCTGTCAAAGGCCAG GTCTCTTTCTACCGAGCGGCAGTACCTGACAGCATCCCTGAAGATgccagcaggaggaggaaaggaccAGACTCCCTCTGGCTCGCTACCTTGCCCATCAAACTACCT CGATTGAAACCCCGCTGGGGTGAGAACCGAGGTCCCCCAAAtggcttctccttccctcccttgaACCTGGGCAATGCTGAGACTGGCTACCTGACACAGACAAACCTGCTGAGCATTGCCAGGCGTGTAGGAGCTGACTGGCAGACCATCGGCCTGAACCTTGGCTTGACATACCAGCAGATTGAGCGCATAGGATACAATAACAG AGAGGACCTTGATAAGCAGATCCTGGACATGCTTTTCTCATGGGCTCAGCAAAACTCAGAGGATCCTGACTGTGTGAGCAAGTTGATTACAGCCATGAAAGAGAGTGGCCGCCAGGACATCGCTGATGAGGTTGAAACCATCATtgagctgggacagcagaaaTACAGGGAGTCCATCCGCCGTGTGGGCTtggagcaggagagcagcactGAGGACTCTGCAACAGCCATGATGTAG
- the PIDD1 gene encoding p53-induced death domain-containing protein 1 isoform X1, translated as MQKMAELLGLGDECREGTPEAPATAGSCLADNRLNLDVYPDGCRWFLQLFERRRGEVVQVEFLRLSSNDHLLGTTLGILPHLKHLKSLVLKGGHARDEFGSCQLGSLTSLPPDIGNLRCLTHLDLSFNSLSTLPSCILHLPSLCVLLVSHNSLVALPKNFGSLSKLTFFSAMKNQLKDLPQSIGELAVLQNLDLSENALEFLPEEVGNLHNCTELDLSGNRLSSIPDSLANLKSLRRLHLHSNLLVTVPASLASLPNLSRLDLQNNCLRAVPPEIQTSPFVHLRGNPLGETEPSPQADESSAGELRRLFLPSGEDSFTVTSEGCKVVLACGIRFYFPPGAASDPLQIYFRTLAPDPQCVKLRHHDVLLSRVLELQPHGVKFQQKVQIWMPYASPQTLHQREVVVRTFSGQNWSDLSTRVKQKRKSKKHMAHCSVLHFSWFLVVSRLVQNECKVPTEGTLLFSSVDPNIKVTFPPGVTEETRNVKLQVLPISAEEIEEITADAGCRASPLLCLSQDSLVDFLRPVRIQLPLPPGVTGLNLDQSRLHLLHGDLEGKTWDDITSQVVLEFTHIYAVFEVTHFSWYWLWYTTKTYVGGIAKKVYERLRMYQVNFIALQRKRDPEQVLLQCVPKHKVDPVLKKLQDRYQGPEPSDMVEMFEGEQFFAAFERGISIDMDRPDCVDGRLSFIFYSHLKNMKEIYVTSPVDRKGQAVKGQVSFYRAAVPDSIPEDASRRRKGPDSLWLATLPIKLPRLKPRWGENRGPPNGFSFPPLNLGNAETGYLTQTNLLSIARRVGADWQTIGLNLGLTYQQIERIGYNNREDLDKQILDMLFSWAQQNSEDPDCVSKLITAMKESGRQDIADEVETIIELGQQKYRESIRRVGLEQESSTEDSATAMM; from the exons ATGCAGAagatggcagagctgctggggctcgGGGACGAGTGCAGGGAGGGGACTCCAGAGGCTCCTGCTACTGCTGGCTCCTGCCTTGCAGACAACAGACTGAACCTGGATGTTTATCCTGACGGCTGCCGCTGGTTCCTCCAGCTGTTCGAGAGGCGACGGGGAGAGGTGGTCCAGGTGGAGTTCCTCCGTCTCAGCAGCAACGATCACCTCCTTGGCACTACCCTGGGCATCCTTCCTCATCTGAAGCACCTGAAATCCCTGGTGCTCAAAG GTGGCCATGCCAGGGATGAATTTGGTTCATGTCAGCTTGGCTCCCTGACAAGCTTGCCACCAGACATTGGGAACCTGAGGTGTCTCACCCACCTGGATCTCAGCTTCAATAGTCTCTCCACCTTGCCCAGCTGCATCCTCCACCTCCCTAGCCTCTGTGTGCTCCTGGTGAGCCACAACAGCCTGGTGGCACTCCCCAAGAACTTTGGCTCTCTGAGCAAGCTGACTTTCTTCTCTGCTATGAAAAATCAGCTGAAGGACTTACCTCAGAGCATTGGGGAGCTGGCAGTGCTGCAGAACCTGGATCTCTCAGAAAATGCTTTGGAATTCCTTCCTGAAGAAGTTGGAAATCTGCACAACTGCACAGAGCTGGATCTCTCTGGGAATCGCTTGTCAAGCATCCCAGATTCCTTAG CCAATTTGAAGTCTCTGCGGCGGCTGCATCTCCACAGCAATCTTCTGGTGACAGTCCCTGCCTCGCTTGCCAGCCTGCCCAACTTGTCTAGACTTGATCTGCAGAACAATTGCCTCCGTGCTGTCCCCCCTGAGATCCAGACCTCACCATTCGTGCACCTCCGAGGCAATCCCTTAGGAGAAACTGAGCCATCCCCACAGGCTG ATGAATCCAGTGCCGGAGAGCTACGAAGACTTTTCCTTCCATCAGGAGAGGACAG CTTTACTGTCACCTCTGAAGGCTGCAAAGTGGTCCTGGCCTGTGGCATTCGTTTCTACTTTCCACCGGGGGCTGCCTCTGACCCTCTACAGATCTACTTCCGAACCCTGGCACCAGACCCTCAATGCGTAAAGCTGAGACACCATGATGTCCTGCTAAGTAGagtcctggagctgcagcctcaTGGGGTCAAATTCCAGCAG AAGGTGCAGATCTGGATGCCATATGCCTCCcctcaaacccttcaccagcgTGAGGTGGTAGTTCGGACATTCAGTGGGCAGAACTGGAGTGATCTGAGCACAAGagtgaagcagaagagaaaatcaAAG AAGCACATGGCTCACTGTAGCGTCCTTCACTTCTCTTGGTTCCTCGTTGTGTCTCGACTTGTGCAAAATGAATGCAAAGTGCCAACAGAGGGGACATTGCTCTTTTCCAGTGTGGATCCAAACATCAAAGTGACCTTTCCCCCTGGAGTCACTGAAGAGACTCGCAATGTCAAGCTGCAG GTGCTGCCAATCTCTGCAGAAGAGATAGAGGAAATCACAGCCGATGCAGGATGCAGAGCCAGTCCCTTGCTCTGCCTCTCCCAGGACTCCCTGGTGGATTTTCTCAGGCCAGTGAGAATTCAGCTGCCCCTCCCACCTGGGGTCACAG gGCTAAATTTGGATCAGTCAAGACTGCATCTTCTCCATGGCGACCTGGAGGGCAAAACCTGGGATGACATTACCAGTCAGGTGGTGCTGGAATTCACCCATATTTATGCAGTGTTTGAAGTCACTCACTTCTCATG GTACTGGCTGTGGTACACCACCAAGACCTACGTTGGAGGCATTGCCAAGAAAGTCTATGAACGGCTGCGTATGTACCAGGTGAACTTCAttgctctgcagaggaagagggacCCCGAGCAAGTCCTACTACAGTGTGTCCCCAAGCACAAG GTTGATCCAGTGCTGAAGAAGCTTCAGGATCGCTATCAAGGACCTGAGCCATCCGACATGGTGGAGATGTTTGAAGGAGAGCAATTTTTTGCAGCTTTTGAGCGAGGCATCAGCATTGATATGG ATCGCCCTGATTGTGTGGATGGACgtctctcatttattttttactccCACTTGAAGAACATGAAGGAAATCTATGTGACCTCCCCTGTAGACAGGAAAGGCCAAGCTGTCAAAGGCCAG GTCTCTTTCTACCGAGCGGCAGTACCTGACAGCATCCCTGAAGATgccagcaggaggaggaaaggaccAGACTCCCTCTGGCTCGCTACCTTGCCCATCAAACTACCT CGATTGAAACCCCGCTGGGGTGAGAACCGAGGTCCCCCAAAtggcttctccttccctcccttgaACCTGGGCAATGCTGAGACTGGCTACCTGACACAGACAAACCTGCTGAGCATTGCCAGGCGTGTAGGAGCTGACTGGCAGACCATCGGCCTGAACCTTGGCTTGACATACCAGCAGATTGAGCGCATAGGATACAATAACAG AGAGGACCTTGATAAGCAGATCCTGGACATGCTTTTCTCATGGGCTCAGCAAAACTCAGAGGATCCTGACTGTGTGAGCAAGTTGATTACAGCCATGAAAGAGAGTGGCCGCCAGGACATCGCTGATGAGGTTGAAACCATCATtgagctgggacagcagaaaTACAGGGAGTCCATCCGCCGTGTGGGCTtggagcaggagagcagcactGAGGACTCTGCAACAGCCATGATGTAG